In Thermotoga sp. Ku-13t, one genomic interval encodes:
- a CDS encoding DUF1611 domain-containing protein, protein MRITDFFEPGTPAAVLAWGQFETTLAKTAHGLLRHSRVLVPVCVVAEHAGKKASDFIRPVRYDVPIVDNMEDAQRLGARVLVIGIASVGGYLPPIMRKHVLDAIHLGMDVVSGLHSKLSETEPFRSAANEKNVKIIDVRHYRGELSIFRGDIFRSKTVRIAVLGTDCATGKRTTAVQLYEFALKKGLPAAFLATGQTGIMLGADEGVAIDALPADFIPGVLERLILKLESEGKRFIFIEGQGALRHPAYGQVTLGLIYGSMPQISVLVHDPRRKRFEYFEHIDTKPDLDAEIELIQKFVNTKILGISCLDENFKHALYPVFNPFDENQIEKIFERMEAMVCESNL, encoded by the coding sequence GTGAGGATAACTGATTTCTTTGAACCTGGCACTCCTGCCGCCGTGCTCGCATGGGGGCAATTCGAGACCACACTCGCCAAGACTGCGCATGGGCTTCTCAGGCACAGCAGAGTCCTCGTACCGGTCTGCGTTGTGGCGGAACACGCTGGAAAGAAAGCTTCTGACTTTATCAGACCTGTTCGGTACGACGTTCCCATCGTGGACAACATGGAAGACGCGCAGAGGCTCGGTGCAAGGGTTCTCGTGATCGGTATCGCGAGCGTTGGAGGTTACCTTCCGCCCATCATGAGAAAGCATGTACTTGACGCAATCCATCTTGGTATGGACGTAGTTTCAGGCCTGCACTCGAAGCTGAGCGAAACTGAACCCTTCAGATCTGCCGCGAATGAAAAGAACGTGAAAATCATCGATGTGCGACATTACAGAGGGGAACTTTCGATCTTTCGAGGAGACATCTTCAGGAGCAAAACTGTGAGGATAGCGGTCCTCGGGACAGATTGTGCGACTGGCAAGAGGACTACCGCAGTTCAGCTCTACGAGTTTGCGCTGAAAAAGGGTCTGCCAGCCGCGTTTCTCGCCACGGGTCAGACGGGCATCATGCTCGGGGCGGACGAGGGTGTCGCTATCGATGCCCTGCCTGCGGACTTCATACCCGGTGTGCTTGAAAGGCTTATTCTGAAACTCGAATCTGAAGGTAAACGTTTCATCTTCATCGAAGGTCAGGGCGCGCTGAGGCATCCAGCGTACGGGCAGGTAACGCTCGGCTTGATTTACGGTTCGATGCCCCAGATAAGTGTACTCGTGCACGATCCCAGGAGAAAACGCTTCGAGTACTTCGAGCACATCGACACGAAACCGGACCTGGATGCAGAGATCGAATTGATTCAAAAGTTTGTGAACACGAAAATACTGGGTATCTCGTGTCTGGATGAAAATTTCAAACACGCACTGTATCCCGTTTTCAATCCCTTCGATGAGAATCAGATCGAGAAAATCTTTGAAAGGATGGAGGCGATGGTGTGCGAATCAAATCTGTGA
- a CDS encoding EscU/YscU/HrcU family type III secretion system export apparatus switch protein: MDYTRELAVALGYDPDRFDAPFVIAKGKGEIARKIIEEAKKHNVPIVRSPELVRKLYELEVLQQIPEELFVAVAEILVFVRNL; the protein is encoded by the coding sequence ATGGACTATACGCGTGAACTGGCAGTGGCTCTGGGCTACGATCCGGACAGATTCGATGCCCCTTTCGTCATAGCGAAAGGGAAAGGTGAAATAGCGAGAAAGATCATCGAAGAAGCAAAGAAGCACAACGTACCAATCGTGCGTTCTCCGGAGCTGGTCAGAAAACTCTACGAGCTCGAAGTCCTCCAACAGATACCTGAAGAACTTTTCGTGGCCGTTGCCGAGATTCTGGTCTTCGTTCGAAACCTATGA
- a CDS encoding GNAT family N-acetyltransferase, whose protein sequence is MEGVTIRWVRLSDAPQLVAFKKAVTSESPFLLTHPDEVEDVFEARRFISIYLTDDRRIFLVAEYQGEIVGMITLAGSSRRKILHKAELGISVRKPYWGKGIGSALISEALRIAKQKGFKKIQLEVMEHNERAIRLYKKFGFEVEGRKKKAICMDGQYFDLLVMGKWLED, encoded by the coding sequence GTGGAGGGTGTAACGATCAGGTGGGTCAGGCTCTCGGACGCACCACAGCTCGTAGCCTTCAAGAAGGCCGTGACGAGTGAATCTCCATTCCTGCTCACTCACCCGGACGAGGTCGAGGACGTCTTCGAAGCGCGTCGTTTCATCAGCATTTACCTCACGGACGATCGACGCATCTTCCTGGTTGCGGAGTACCAAGGAGAGATCGTTGGAATGATAACGCTCGCCGGAAGCTCGAGGAGGAAAATCCTTCACAAGGCGGAGCTGGGTATCAGCGTGAGGAAACCCTACTGGGGGAAGGGTATCGGTAGCGCTTTGATCAGTGAGGCACTGAGGATCGCCAAACAGAAGGGTTTCAAAAAGATCCAGCTTGAAGTCATGGAACACAACGAGAGGGCCATAAGGCTCTACAAAAAGTTTGGTTTCGAAGTGGAGGGGAGGAAGAAAAAGGCGATCTGCATGGATGGTCAATACTTCGACCTGCTGGTGATGGGGAAATGGCTGGAAGATTGA
- the mutL gene encoding DNA mismatch repair endonuclease MutL, giving the protein MKIKRLDDSVVSKIAAGEVVTGVHSVVKELIENALDAGARKIVVELLNGGKSEVKVRDDGEGMDEEDLKVCFLPHTTSKISSFSDLSSLSSFGFRGEALHSISSVSKMKVISRTVSSPIGHEIEVVAGNMVYSRPVHADVGTTVIVRDLFFNIPARRKFLKSAAIESRMATEMFEKFCLSKLNVHFVLVREQQLRYDLPPSDLLERIKAIFPDIPAQNLRAFESEHKNMKLKGCLSLSPVQSRGMIVCFVNDRFVTNQLLTNAVYAAFSDVLEKGKHPFVVLNLSISPKEIDVNVHPQKLEIRFINEEDVFRFVRDSLKGFLSRPIVKQVHVHEKVRVAEPVEFYRSAPRVERTEQTEEKLLEEEPFRIVGVARRRYVLFERKEDLLILDFHAAHERIIFEQIMNSLSERKGKTLLVEMRIRMKESDSATLASSQVLRDLGFELEANGQELVVKQIPEWMELSEVEEFLRDSIDELKLIDLQGLKETIKKILADHACKRSVRTRDRLSEAEMIELVKRIVNEGHSTCPHGRPLMFSMSFKELDRFFGRD; this is encoded by the coding sequence ATGAAGATAAAACGGTTAGACGATTCGGTCGTTTCTAAGATCGCTGCTGGTGAAGTCGTAACCGGTGTTCATTCGGTTGTGAAAGAACTGATCGAAAACGCGCTCGATGCTGGGGCGAGGAAAATCGTTGTCGAACTGTTGAACGGCGGAAAGAGCGAAGTTAAGGTGAGAGACGACGGGGAAGGTATGGATGAGGAAGATTTGAAGGTTTGCTTTCTTCCACACACGACGAGCAAGATCAGCAGTTTTTCCGATCTGTCAAGTCTTTCGTCTTTCGGTTTTCGCGGGGAAGCCCTGCACTCTATAAGTTCTGTTTCTAAGATGAAAGTGATATCCCGCACTGTCTCTTCTCCCATCGGTCACGAGATAGAAGTCGTGGCTGGTAATATGGTTTACAGTAGACCCGTGCATGCGGACGTGGGCACGACCGTGATCGTGAGGGATCTTTTTTTCAACATCCCGGCGAGAAGAAAGTTCCTGAAATCAGCAGCAATAGAGTCCCGGATGGCGACGGAGATGTTCGAAAAATTCTGTCTTTCGAAACTGAACGTGCATTTCGTGCTCGTCAGAGAACAGCAGCTTCGTTACGATCTGCCTCCGTCCGATCTTCTTGAAAGAATCAAGGCGATCTTTCCCGACATTCCAGCACAGAATCTGAGAGCCTTCGAGTCTGAGCATAAGAACATGAAGCTGAAGGGTTGTCTGAGTTTAAGCCCTGTTCAGAGTAGAGGCATGATCGTTTGTTTTGTGAACGACAGGTTCGTGACGAACCAGCTCCTCACGAACGCTGTCTATGCGGCCTTTTCGGACGTGTTGGAGAAAGGAAAACATCCGTTCGTGGTGCTGAACCTGTCGATAAGTCCAAAAGAGATCGATGTGAACGTGCATCCGCAGAAGCTCGAGATCAGGTTCATCAACGAAGAGGATGTTTTCAGATTCGTCAGGGATAGCCTGAAAGGATTCCTCTCCAGACCCATCGTGAAGCAGGTGCATGTCCACGAAAAAGTGCGCGTTGCTGAACCTGTCGAGTTCTACAGATCTGCTCCGCGCGTTGAACGGACCGAGCAAACCGAAGAGAAACTGCTGGAAGAGGAGCCGTTCAGGATCGTGGGAGTTGCGAGGAGAAGGTACGTACTGTTCGAAAGAAAGGAGGATCTTTTGATCTTAGACTTCCATGCTGCCCACGAACGAATCATCTTTGAACAAATCATGAACTCGCTTTCAGAAAGAAAGGGTAAGACGTTGCTGGTGGAGATGAGAATCAGAATGAAAGAATCTGACTCAGCGACGCTCGCATCTTCTCAGGTTCTGAGGGACCTTGGATTCGAGCTGGAAGCGAACGGACAGGAACTCGTCGTTAAACAGATACCAGAGTGGATGGAACTGAGCGAAGTGGAGGAATTCCTCAGAGACAGCATCGATGAGCTGAAACTCATCGATCTTCAGGGGTTGAAGGAAACCATCAAGAAGATTCTGGCGGACCATGCATGTAAGAGATCCGTCCGAACCAGAGACAGATTGAGCGAAGCTGAGATGATCGAGCTGGTGAAGAGGATCGTCAACGAAGGACACAGCACCTGCCCGCACGGAAGGCCGTTGATGTTCTCGATGAGTTTTAAGGAACTGGACAGATTCTTCGGGAGGGATTGA
- a CDS encoding MFS transporter, producing MNQRFRSAMRFIILMGFVSLFSDIVYEGARGVAGPFLLQLGASAAVVAFTAGFGELAGYVLRLFSGYLADRTKRPWLFTLLGYSFNLFSIPLLAFVWDWRIAMLLMILERTGKAIRKPARDSMVSYAAKQVGPGFGFGIEEALDQIGAVSGPLILSLILSFKSGELLERYHFGFSILWIPASISMILLIVGRFLFPRPIEFEKELTGKSRQSSRLGFEAVLYLVAAGLLAAGFVDFPLMSYHMAKHELFVSAVVPLLYSIAMGVDAASAIFFGRLYDRLGITALIASTALGSLAAPLVFLAKGRLWIVLGVSLWGISMGAQESVMKAVIAKIIPPEKRGFAYGLLNSVFGVSWFAGSFAMGLLYQSSLGLMVSLSLLLQLGSVAVMYVLKSRAAV from the coding sequence ATGAACCAGCGGTTCAGATCGGCGATGAGGTTCATCATTCTCATGGGCTTCGTCAGCCTGTTCTCCGACATAGTGTACGAAGGAGCGCGCGGTGTGGCAGGTCCCTTCTTACTCCAGCTTGGCGCGAGTGCCGCGGTGGTCGCATTCACAGCCGGTTTTGGAGAACTTGCAGGTTACGTACTGAGATTGTTCAGTGGTTATCTCGCCGATAGAACGAAACGACCTTGGTTGTTCACTCTTCTGGGTTACAGCTTCAACCTTTTCTCGATCCCGTTGCTCGCGTTCGTTTGGGACTGGAGGATAGCGATGTTGCTGATGATCCTCGAACGGACTGGGAAAGCCATAAGGAAACCCGCCAGGGACAGCATGGTTTCGTACGCTGCCAAGCAGGTAGGACCGGGCTTTGGTTTTGGAATCGAAGAGGCGCTCGATCAGATAGGTGCCGTAAGTGGGCCTCTGATACTCTCGCTGATTTTGAGCTTCAAGTCAGGTGAATTGCTTGAACGCTACCACTTTGGTTTTTCCATCCTGTGGATACCTGCCAGTATCTCCATGATTTTGCTCATCGTCGGCAGATTTCTTTTCCCGAGGCCCATCGAGTTTGAAAAGGAACTCACAGGCAAGTCCCGGCAATCTTCCAGGCTCGGTTTTGAGGCTGTGCTCTATCTCGTCGCGGCCGGCTTGCTGGCGGCAGGTTTTGTGGATTTTCCATTGATGTCTTACCACATGGCCAAGCACGAACTCTTTGTCAGTGCCGTTGTGCCACTGCTCTATTCCATCGCTATGGGCGTCGATGCCGCATCGGCGATCTTCTTTGGAAGGCTTTACGATAGGCTCGGTATAACAGCACTCATAGCCTCCACGGCGCTTGGATCGCTCGCAGCTCCGCTGGTGTTCCTCGCAAAGGGAAGGTTATGGATAGTCCTCGGCGTGAGCCTCTGGGGGATCAGCATGGGAGCTCAGGAATCGGTGATGAAAGCGGTCATTGCGAAGATCATTCCTCCAGAGAAGAGAGGGTTCGCTTACGGTCTTCTGAATTCTGTTTTTGGTGTTTCCTGGTTCGCCGGCAGTTTCGCCATGGGACTTTTGTATCAAAGCTCTCTCGGCTTGATGGTATCGCTGTCTTTGTTGCTTCAGCTTGGGAGCGTTGCGGTCATGTACGTCCTCAAATCTCGCGCGGCGGTTTGA
- a CDS encoding WecB/TagA/CpsF family glycosyltransferase — protein sequence MEKLEIFGLSVSVGTFDEMFSEIRDRILRKKKTFVVTANATIVVTTIENPEYRKVVRSADLILPDGFGVILAIKRFHKKMSERVTGIDMMLRLCEVAAKEKLKVFLLGSKPEVIEKAANNLEKTYGNIIAGYHHGYFNGDGPIELISSSRADLLFVGMGVPKQEIWIHRHFQKVPAIFAMGVGGSFDVISGYKKRAPKIFQDLKLEWLYRYLQSPRQKKNVPRDVAKLLWYIVKPPREI from the coding sequence TTGGAAAAGCTAGAAATCTTTGGCCTGTCAGTGAGCGTAGGAACCTTTGACGAAATGTTCTCGGAGATCAGAGACAGGATCCTCCGGAAGAAGAAAACTTTCGTTGTCACTGCGAACGCCACGATCGTCGTCACAACGATAGAGAATCCGGAGTACAGAAAGGTTGTTCGCAGCGCTGACCTCATCCTTCCTGATGGGTTCGGCGTGATCCTCGCGATAAAAAGGTTCCACAAAAAAATGTCCGAACGTGTCACGGGAATAGACATGATGCTTCGTCTCTGCGAGGTCGCAGCGAAAGAGAAACTGAAGGTTTTTCTGTTGGGAAGCAAACCGGAAGTTATCGAAAAAGCGGCGAATAATCTGGAAAAAACTTACGGCAACATAATCGCCGGTTACCACCACGGTTATTTCAACGGAGACGGCCCGATAGAACTCATTTCATCCTCCAGAGCTGATTTGCTGTTCGTCGGCATGGGTGTTCCGAAACAGGAAATATGGATACACAGGCACTTTCAAAAAGTCCCCGCGATTTTTGCGATGGGCGTGGGTGGTTCGTTCGACGTGATCTCGGGTTACAAAAAGAGAGCCCCGAAGATCTTTCAGGATCTCAAACTCGAATGGCTGTACAGATACCTTCAATCACCGCGCCAGAAGAAGAACGTACCCAGAGACGTTGCCAAACTTCTCTGGTACATCGTCAAACCGCCGCGCGAGATTTGA
- a CDS encoding GntR family transcriptional regulator gives MLRKVDKHSGIPAYLQIVNQIKAEILLGNLKAGQQLPTVRELETIFDVNINTVLKAFDRLKMEGYLVAEQGVGYFVAKELNVDAEIVSAIRELVSRMKSRQFDLYTTLVLIEEVWKNERI, from the coding sequence ATGCTGAGGAAGGTCGACAAGCACAGCGGTATTCCGGCTTATCTTCAGATAGTCAATCAGATAAAGGCCGAGATCCTGCTTGGCAATCTGAAGGCTGGTCAGCAGCTTCCAACGGTTCGTGAGCTCGAAACGATCTTCGACGTCAACATAAATACTGTCCTCAAAGCTTTTGACAGGTTGAAAATGGAAGGCTACCTGGTGGCTGAACAGGGAGTTGGATATTTCGTGGCGAAGGAGCTGAACGTCGATGCTGAGATCGTCTCAGCGATCAGGGAACTGGTTTCCAGAATGAAATCCAGACAGTTCGACCTGTACACAACCTTGGTCCTAATCGAGGAGGTGTGGAAAAATGAGAGAATTTGA
- a CDS encoding ABC transporter ATP-binding protein, which yields MIRVEHLRKNFSGKQVLSDVSFSVEPNSILALVGPNGAGKTTTVRCVTGVLKPDGGSITLFDAKFDHVDSHIVKQRIAVVPEERTVFKNFTGSDYAQLWSILYPGWDESTFSNFVARYEFDLSQKVESYSIGMKTLFLVGLCICSQADLLILDEPTQHLDPTARLEVMSLLKGYVDDRRSAIVCSHEIFELEEYATHLAIMKEGRIIYADSIDAAKEKHRLIERGETFEKGEIIGLVGQAVLVRTDADIGRFPKLSEIVVGYLAGKSERKLALK from the coding sequence ATGATCCGCGTGGAACATCTGCGAAAGAACTTTTCTGGCAAGCAGGTTCTGAGCGATGTGTCTTTTTCTGTGGAACCGAATAGTATCCTCGCACTCGTTGGTCCGAACGGGGCAGGAAAGACCACGACGGTCCGTTGCGTGACGGGCGTTTTGAAACCGGATGGGGGTTCAATAACTCTGTTCGATGCGAAGTTCGATCACGTTGATTCGCACATCGTCAAGCAAAGGATCGCGGTGGTTCCAGAAGAGAGAACCGTTTTCAAAAATTTCACCGGCTCAGACTACGCACAGCTGTGGTCGATCCTCTATCCTGGCTGGGATGAATCGACCTTTTCAAACTTCGTTGCCCGTTACGAATTCGATCTCTCCCAGAAGGTCGAATCTTATTCCATAGGCATGAAAACGCTGTTTCTGGTTGGTCTGTGCATCTGCAGTCAGGCGGACTTGCTCATACTCGATGAGCCGACCCAGCATCTCGATCCCACTGCTAGACTGGAGGTCATGTCTCTGTTGAAAGGATACGTGGACGATAGAAGATCAGCCATAGTGTGCTCACACGAAATCTTCGAACTCGAAGAGTACGCAACGCACCTGGCGATCATGAAAGAGGGGAGGATCATCTACGCAGATTCCATCGACGCAGCCAAGGAGAAACACAGATTGATCGAAAGGGGAGAAACCTTTGAAAAAGGTGAGATCATAGGTTTGGTGGGGCAGGCAGTGCTCGTCAGAACAGATGCCGACATCGGTAGGTTTCCAAAGCTCAGTGAGATCGTGGTCGGGTATCTGGCAGGCAAATCCGAACGCAAACTCGCGCTGAAATGA
- a CDS encoding NCS2 family permease, whose product MEKLFRLKEHGTTVRREIIAGITTFLTMAYIVFVNPSILINVIPGASADSSLYAQFFGAFMVATIMGSFIATMIMGLYANYPFALAPGMGLNAYFAFTVCLKMGIDWRVALAAVFVEGIIFIILTVTGARSFVVRAIPASVKLATGAGIGLFIAFIGLKSAGIVVSDPATFVSLGHLSDPNVLVAIIGFFIIAALFAMKIPGAIMIGILASTVIGALPMFSVTKYQGIVGKIPSVAPTFMKMDFNLQALGSATFWMVVFTFFFVDFFDTVGTLTGLAESTGFTKNGEFPRASRAYLADAVGTSVGSVFGTSTVTTYIESSAGIAEGGRTGLTAVTVAVLMLLMLFFSPLAMTVPAAATAPALIFVGVLMMKSLKKVDWDDITEAIPAFITLLMMPLTYSIANGIALGIVTYPIVKLLSGKAKQVHWFTWILAVLFVLYLILLRE is encoded by the coding sequence ATGGAGAAGCTCTTTCGTTTGAAAGAGCATGGTACAACTGTTCGCCGTGAGATCATCGCTGGTATCACCACCTTCCTGACCATGGCATACATCGTGTTCGTGAACCCCTCGATCCTCATCAACGTGATCCCCGGGGCAAGCGCTGACAGCAGTCTTTACGCTCAGTTCTTCGGTGCTTTCATGGTTGCCACCATCATGGGAAGCTTCATAGCAACGATGATCATGGGTCTGTACGCCAACTATCCGTTCGCGCTCGCTCCGGGAATGGGTCTGAACGCGTATTTTGCCTTCACAGTCTGTCTCAAAATGGGCATCGACTGGAGAGTGGCACTCGCTGCGGTGTTCGTAGAAGGAATCATCTTCATAATCCTGACCGTGACCGGTGCCAGGAGCTTCGTCGTGAGAGCGATACCTGCATCGGTCAAACTTGCAACTGGGGCGGGTATAGGTCTGTTCATCGCGTTCATCGGTTTGAAGAGTGCGGGCATCGTGGTGAGCGATCCTGCAACGTTCGTCAGTCTTGGTCATTTGAGTGATCCGAACGTTCTGGTGGCGATAATAGGCTTCTTCATTATCGCTGCGCTGTTCGCAATGAAGATACCCGGTGCCATCATGATAGGCATTCTTGCCAGCACCGTGATAGGGGCATTACCAATGTTCAGCGTGACTAAATATCAGGGCATCGTGGGAAAGATTCCGAGCGTAGCACCGACGTTCATGAAAATGGACTTCAACCTGCAGGCGCTCGGCAGCGCGACGTTCTGGATGGTGGTCTTCACCTTCTTCTTTGTGGACTTTTTCGATACAGTGGGAACTCTGACAGGGCTCGCAGAGTCAACCGGGTTCACAAAGAACGGAGAGTTCCCCAGAGCTTCGAGGGCCTATTTGGCCGATGCAGTTGGAACATCTGTTGGATCCGTTTTCGGAACCTCTACAGTCACAACCTACATTGAGAGCAGCGCAGGTATAGCAGAGGGTGGCAGGACGGGTTTGACGGCGGTCACGGTCGCTGTTTTGATGCTGCTGATGCTGTTTTTCTCACCTCTAGCAATGACGGTGCCTGCTGCGGCAACTGCTCCTGCGTTGATATTCGTGGGTGTGCTGATGATGAAGAGTTTGAAAAAAGTTGACTGGGACGATATCACCGAGGCGATTCCTGCTTTCATAACGTTGCTCATGATGCCATTGACGTACTCGATCGCGAACGGTATAGCGCTGGGAATAGTGACATATCCGATCGTCAAGTTGCTCTCGGGAAAAGCGAAACAGGTACACTGGTTCACCTGGATCCTCGCGGTGCTCTTCGTGCTGTATCTGATCCTGCTGAGGGAATGA
- a CDS encoding ABC transporter permease: MVRSLYLAKASFLSAKRYRIDWYGAFLTPLLTILPVALLYYLGTESGLVRFFYGATNTKNIIGYPLLGAAYWNYVEVLWGSVFALRYYMRIGQLEELFIMPISALGYIFSWSVSGLVKVTVESVPIIVLAVLMNLMTFNLIKLALAAGVVVLSIIASFGFVFLFFGITLRFREGDELVSLLGNAAPLISGMFFPVSVLPKGLEYFAYAFPFTWGLDLSRHLLMNTSTLLDPKKESIVLLALSFLYLGLGVISFKILQNRARKKGLQGF; the protein is encoded by the coding sequence ATGGTGAGAAGTCTGTATCTCGCAAAAGCCAGTTTTCTGAGCGCGAAAAGATACAGAATAGACTGGTATGGAGCTTTCCTCACACCTCTTTTGACTATTTTGCCGGTTGCTCTGCTCTACTACCTCGGCACAGAGTCTGGTCTTGTACGGTTTTTCTACGGTGCGACGAACACGAAGAACATCATCGGATATCCCCTGCTGGGCGCAGCGTACTGGAACTACGTTGAGGTACTATGGGGGTCTGTCTTTGCTTTGAGGTACTACATGAGAATAGGTCAGCTGGAAGAACTGTTCATCATGCCCATCAGTGCCCTGGGATACATCTTCTCGTGGTCGGTTTCTGGCCTTGTGAAAGTTACCGTGGAGTCTGTTCCGATAATCGTTCTGGCGGTACTGATGAATCTGATGACCTTCAACCTGATAAAGCTTGCCCTCGCAGCGGGAGTTGTCGTTCTCTCCATAATCGCTTCTTTCGGTTTTGTCTTTCTGTTCTTTGGCATCACGCTGAGGTTCAGGGAAGGGGACGAGCTGGTGAGTTTGCTTGGTAATGCTGCCCCACTGATAAGTGGTATGTTCTTTCCGGTGAGTGTTCTTCCAAAAGGACTGGAATATTTCGCATATGCTTTTCCATTCACATGGGGGCTCGATCTTTCCCGACACCTTCTCATGAACACAAGCACCCTGCTCGATCCGAAAAAAGAATCCATCGTTCTGCTGGCTCTGTCGTTTCTGTATCTGGGTCTTGGAGTGATTTCTTTCAAAATACTTCAAAACAGGGCTAGAAAGAAAGGGCTTCAGGGTTTTTGA
- a CDS encoding ABC transporter permease codes for MMKMFHLVLKEMKIRLKYKFVWVNMALTPFFIIGPYVFSSRIADVNSLAESVLIGVLLWYWLNQYSFGVGDGFTEEREGGALISVVLAPVSLLTFLFSKAIDTFLMNLYITFFTLLFFALCGINLEIHLYFFLLLVVSGVYITFFSIFFAALSLWKKRIRSINSATQFFFGILSGIVNPVENFPSYVRIVSYMIPLTYLISIGRNMIKNGNMSGFVPQLLVLTGLSFAYLVLGIWLLKRAENEIRRKGEWESW; via the coding sequence ATGATGAAGATGTTTCATCTGGTTTTGAAGGAGATGAAGATAAGACTTAAGTACAAATTTGTGTGGGTGAACATGGCCTTAACTCCATTTTTCATCATAGGGCCTTATGTGTTTTCTTCCAGAATCGCTGATGTGAACTCGCTTGCAGAGAGTGTGCTGATAGGAGTGCTTCTCTGGTACTGGCTGAACCAGTACTCCTTCGGGGTAGGAGATGGATTCACAGAGGAGAGAGAAGGGGGTGCTCTCATCTCCGTTGTGCTCGCTCCCGTCAGTCTTCTGACTTTTTTGTTCTCAAAAGCCATCGACACGTTTCTCATGAACCTGTATATAACGTTCTTCACGCTGCTCTTCTTCGCACTCTGCGGTATAAATCTTGAGATCCACCTTTACTTTTTTCTTCTGCTTGTGGTGAGCGGTGTGTACATAACGTTCTTTTCGATATTTTTCGCGGCGTTGTCATTATGGAAAAAGAGAATCAGAAGCATAAATTCCGCGACTCAGTTCTTTTTTGGCATCCTTTCAGGAATAGTCAATCCCGTTGAGAACTTTCCCTCTTATGTTCGGATCGTTTCGTACATGATACCGCTCACCTACCTCATCTCCATAGGAAGAAACATGATAAAAAACGGAAACATGAGTGGCTTTGTTCCACAACTTCTGGTACTGACAGGCTTAAGTTTTGCCTATCTGGTCCTCGGGATATGGCTGCTTAAAAGAGCAGAAAACGAGATTCGAAGAAAAGGAGAATGGGAATCATGGTGA
- a CDS encoding AAA family ATPase: MRCAEKDQKKKNGRTSRRFGLLEHKDKPVEEFSTGMRKKLMICKALIHSPEVLFIDEVLNGLDPPSVREVVDYLSELSKNGLTVIMISHILHALPEDSDVALLKDGRIQMEVKYKDILQ; encoded by the coding sequence ATACGGTGTGCCGAAAAAGATCAGAAGAAAAAGAATGGAAGAACTTCTCGAAGGTTCGGCCTGCTCGAACACAAAGACAAACCCGTTGAAGAGTTTTCCACGGGCATGAGGAAGAAACTGATGATCTGCAAGGCGCTCATCCACAGTCCGGAGGTGTTGTTCATCGATGAGGTGCTCAACGGCTTGGATCCTCCGTCGGTGCGTGAGGTGGTTGATTACTTGAGCGAGCTGAGCAAAAACGGGTTGACCGTCATCATGATAAGCCACATTCTCCACGCGCTTCCAGAAGATTCCGACGTGGCCCTTCTCAAAGACGGCCGCATACAGATGGAGGTGAAATACAAAGACATCTTGCAGTAA
- a CDS encoding ATP-binding cassette domain-containing protein, with amino-acid sequence MFRELRVLDKVDFYAERGDFKVIAGENGSGKSTLLKIMIGLLLPNEGEVRVLGIDVKRHWKKLSEKIGVALANERSLYWKLTAWENLDIFGGIYGVPKKIRRKRMEELLEGSACSNTKTNPLKSFPRA; translated from the coding sequence ATCTTTCGGGAGCTTCGGGTTCTTGATAAGGTTGATTTTTACGCGGAGAGGGGAGATTTCAAGGTAATCGCTGGTGAGAACGGTTCAGGGAAGAGCACTCTGTTGAAGATCATGATAGGGCTTTTGCTTCCCAATGAAGGTGAGGTGAGAGTCCTCGGTATCGATGTAAAGAGACACTGGAAGAAACTGTCTGAGAAAATTGGAGTGGCGCTCGCAAACGAGAGAAGCCTTTACTGGAAGCTCACTGCCTGGGAGAATCTCGATATCTTCGGGGGTATATACGGTGTGCCGAAAAAGATCAGAAGAAAAAGAATGGAAGAACTTCTCGAAGGTTCGGCCTGCTCGAACACAAAGACAAACCCGTTGAAGAGTTTTCCACGGGCATGA
- a CDS encoding type II toxin-antitoxin system HicB family antitoxin: protein MSRTFMAIIEYDPETKQYVGIVPDIPGVHTVGNSVEEVRKNLKEVLELVLKETGDEISHQEFVALEKIEVEM, encoded by the coding sequence ATGAGTAGAACATTTATGGCTATAATTGAATACGATCCTGAGACAAAACAGTATGTTGGAATAGTTCCAGATATTCCAGGTGTACATACCGTGGGTAACTCCGTGGAAGAAGTGAGAAAGAATTTAAAAGAAGTACTTGAACTTGTACTGAAAGAGACAGGAGATGAAATAAGTCACCAGGAATTTGTGGCTCTTGAGAAGATAGAGGTGGAGATGTGA